A window of Corvus moneduloides isolate bCorMon1 chromosome 34, bCorMon1.pri, whole genome shotgun sequence genomic DNA:
caccccaaacccccctcagtgcccccaaacccccctctGTGCCCACCTTGGGGTCCCGGGAGTGCTCGGGGCACAGATCCCctaaatcccaccccaaacccccctcagTGCCCACCTTGGGGTCCCGGGAGTGCTCGGGGCACAGATCCCctaaatcccaccccaaacccccctcagTGCCCACCTTGGGGTCCCGGGAGTGCTCGGGGCACAGCACCTGCAGCCGCTTGCAGTAGGTTTTGCTCTGGGGGTTGTAAACGTCACAGAACAGCCGGGTGgccctggggggacacgggaggtgacctgggggggtggggggggggacacagggggctgagggacccccccccaaacaGCCACAACCCGCCCAGGGTgctcccaccccttcccaggAGAATTTAGGGTGCTGGGACGCCCCCCCTTGACCCCAAACACCCCCCTGGGTGCTcccccccccggtgccccctccccagggtgACACCCCCTCCCCCAAGGCCCCCCTTGGGTgctcccaccccattcccaaaaGGATTTAGGGAGCTGGGACCACCCCCTTGACCCCAAAGCCCCCCCCGGgtcctcccccctccccagggtgACACCCCCTCCCCCAAGGCCCCCCCCCGGGTgctcccaccccattcccaggaGGATTTagggggctgggacccccccccccttgaccccaaagccccccccggtgccccctccccagggtgacaccccctccccaaacaaCCCCCCTTGGGTgctcccaccccattcccaggaGGATTTagggggctgggaccccccccccccaccccaaaggCCTCCCCTGGGTACTCCCACCCCCCACCTTGGAGGATTTagggggctgggaccccccctTGACCCCAAAAGGCCTCCCCTGGGTGCTCCCACCCCATTTCCGGGAGGATTTAGGGTGCTGGGACCCCTCTTGTCGCCCAAAGGCCCCCCTGGGTGCTcccccccccggtgccccctccccagggtgacaccccctccccaaacGACCCCCCTTGGGTgctcccaccccattcccaaaaGGATTTAGGGGGCTGGGACCTCCCCCGACCCCAAAGCCCCCCCCCGGgtcctcccccctccccagggtgACACCCCCTCCCCCAAGGCCCCCCCCCGGGTgctcccaccccattcccaggaGGATTTAGGGTGCTGGGACGCCCCCCCCCGACCCCAAAGGCCTCCCCTGGGTACTCCCACCCCCCACCTTGGAGGATTTAGGGGGCTGGGACCCTCCCCGTGACCCCAAACACCCCCCTGGGTgctcccaccccattcccaggaGGATTTAGGGTGCTGGGACCCCCCCCCTTGACCCCAAAGCCCCCCCTGGgtcctcccccctccccagggtgACACCCCCTCCCCCAAGGCCCCCCTTGGGTgctcccaccccattcccaaaaGGATTTagggggctgggaccccccccccgaCTCCAAAGGCCTCCCCTGGGTACTCCCACCCCCCACCTTGGAGGATTTagggggctgggaccccccccTTGACCCCAAACACCCCCCTGGGTGCTCCCACCCCATTCCCGGGAGGATTTAGGGTGCTGGGACCCCCCCCTTGACCCCAAAGCCCCCCCCCCCGGGTGCTCCCACCCCATTCCCGGGAGGATTTagggggctgggaccccccccggtgccccctccccactcaCCCCTCGATGCGGGTGGGGTACATGGACCCGAAGGACGTTTGGCTCTCGTACTGCAATGGGGTGGGGGGGTCACGGGGGGGGCAGGGATGGGACCCCCGAGACCCCCCCCCAGAGGGACCTCAACCCCTATAGagccccctcccccaccccaaagcCCTCCCATAGGGTCCCCAGGGCCCCCCAGCCCCTATAgagccccccccggccccccaaAGGGATCCCTGGGACCTCTGTaggggctgggggtggtgcCAAGCCCCCCAAATTGTCCTAAAAGGGTCCCTCAGGAGCTGAGAGAGTGCCAGAGATCCCATGGAtgatcccacagatcccaggAGCCCAAGGAATCCCACGGATGATCCCACAGACGATCCCATGGACCCCAGGACCCCTCAGAGTCCCATCTATCCCATGGACGATCCCACAGATCCCACAGATGATCCCATGGACCCCAGAGAGTCCCATACATCCCATGGGTGATCCCACAGATCCCACGGATGATCCCATGGGCCTCAGGAACCCAGAAAGTCCCACGGACgatcccacagatcccagagTCCCAGATGTTCCATGGAcgatcccacagatcccatggATGATCCCACAGATCCCACAGACGATCCCACAGATCCCAAGACTCCACAAAGTCCCACACATCCCATGGGtgatcccacagatcccaggAACCCAGAGAGTCCCACACATCCCATGGATGATCCCATACATCCCACGGGggatcccacagatcccaggACTCCCCAGAGCCCCATACATCCCATGGATGATCCCAGAGATCCCAGGAACCCACAAAGTCCCACACATCCCATGGGTGATCCCATACATCCCATGGATGATCCCACAGACgatcccacagatcccaggACCCCCTGGAGTCCCATACATCCCATGCACAATCCCATACATCCCATGGGTGATCCCACACATCCCATGGGTGATCCCACACATCCCACAGAggatcccacagatcccaggACCCCCCAGAGCCCCATACATCCCATGGATGACCCCACAGACgatcccacagatcccaggACCCCTCAGAGTCCCACACATCCCATGGATGACCCCACAGACgatcccacagatcccaggACCCCTCAGAGTCCCACACATCCCATGGACGATCCCATACATCCCACAGACaatcccacagatcccaggACCCCCCAGAGTCCCACACATCCCATGGGtgatcccacagatcccatggACCCCAGAAACCCATAGAGTCCCACAGAtgatcccacagatcccagaAAATCCCAGATGTCCCACAGACgatcccacagatcccaggACCCCCCAGAGTCCCACACATCCCATGGATGATCCCACACATCCCATGGATGATCCCACAGACgatcccacagatcccaggaccccccaggaccccctaGAGGTGCCCGCAGCCCCGGCAGGTGCCCGCAGCCGGGCACACCTTGGCGTAGCAGCGCTCCATGTGCCGCAGGGCCACCTTGGGGTTGATGGGGTGGCCGCAGGACACGCAGAAGATCTGCAGGTCCGTGTCCTCGCTGTCGCCCTCCGTGCTCTGCGGGGTCAGCGGGCTCAGGGGGCACCCACGGAGCGGGGCGAGATGGGGTcaaggggtttgggggcaccCGGGTGCTCCAGGGAAGGGTcatggggtttgggggggggacCTTGGTGTTTATGGGGTACCCAAGGATTGGGGGGGGacccagggatttggggggaattgatgggtttgggggtgctcCAGGGAGGGGTcaaggggtttgggggggaccAGGGGGCACCAGGGTGAGGCTCAGGAAGGACTCAGAGATTTGGGGGGAacccagggatttgggggggacCCAGGGACTGGGGGGACCCAAGGATTGGGGGGAcccaaggatttggggggggacCCAGGGATTGGGGGGacccagggatttgggggaacTCGGGGATTGGGGGGacccagggatttggggggaattgatgggtttgggggtgctcCAGGGAGGGGTcaaggggtttggggggggacCAGGGGGCACCAGGgtgaggctcaggagggacccaGAGATTTGGGGGGAacccagggatttgggggggacCCAGGGACTGGGGGGGACCCAGGGATTGGGGGGGacccagggatttggggggacccagggatttggggggaacCAGGGATTGGGGGGGACCCAAGGATTGGGGGGGAcccaaggatttggggggggacCCAAGGATTGGGGGGacccagggatttgggggaacTCGGGGATTGGGGGGacccagggatttggggggaattgaTGGGTTTGGGGACACCCAGGTGTTTCGGGAGGAACCGGGATGAGGCTCAGGAGAGACCCTGGGATTGGGGGGGGACCCAAAATGGGGAGA
This region includes:
- the LOC116437202 gene encoding uncharacterized protein LOC116437202, which encodes MCGIIHGMCGTLGGPGICGIVCGTSGIFWDLWDHLWDSMGFWGPWDLWDHPWDVWDSGGSWDLWDCLWDVWDRPWDVWDSEGSWDLWDRLWGHPWDVWDSEGSWDLWDRLWGHPWDVWGSGGSWDLWDPLWDVWDHPWDVWDHPWDVWDCAWDVWDSRGSWDLWDRLWDHPWDVWDHPWDVWDFVGSWDLWDHPWDVWGSGESWDLWDPPWDVWDHPWDVWDSLGSWDLWDHPWDVWDFVESWDLWDRLWDLWDHPWDLWDRPWNIWDSGICGIVRGTFWVPEAHGIIRGIYGTLRGPGVHGIVCGIIRGIPWAPGICGIIHGISGTLSAPEGPF